In Streptomyces sp. 840.1, one DNA window encodes the following:
- a CDS encoding NYN domain-containing protein — MERVDRCVVLVDAGYLLGAAASLLAGEPARSRITVDHAALIQGLRERAEADTEQPLLRIYWFDGAPDRVPQPEHRRLRVMSRVTVRLGALTRSDGRWAQKGVDAAMHAELTELARNRACSDVVLVTGDGDLLPGLMSAKEHGVAVHLWAVQAADGDYNQSEDLVAEADERRVLDRAWITRAVRAKETGGPCAPPPVARNAEIAAILSAPLPEAALAASAERATEAQAEAARDGAPDPSDASSAHTPHSHPGRGVPTPKDLAGTLRGPGAQPAQHPAPPPANATLRWSSDRGWVERGGPLGEPPETASLPTLAQITSAEQRWADREEDITTVGGDPFEVGQVFARRWMERLPETVHLQKLSTMYPRVPHRIDGELLRYAARFGLLAHKDDQIDEHDRYAIRAGFWREIDVRAAAEHAPPLQEKPAPSAARTEKPAPAGD, encoded by the coding sequence GTGGAACGCGTGGACCGTTGCGTCGTCCTGGTGGACGCCGGATACCTGCTGGGCGCGGCCGCGAGCCTGCTGGCCGGAGAGCCCGCCCGTTCCCGCATCACCGTCGACCACGCGGCCCTGATCCAGGGGCTGAGGGAGCGCGCGGAGGCCGATACGGAGCAGCCGCTGCTGCGGATCTACTGGTTCGACGGGGCCCCCGACCGCGTACCCCAGCCCGAGCACCGCAGGCTGCGCGTCATGTCCCGGGTGACGGTTCGCCTGGGGGCCCTCACCCGCAGTGACGGCCGCTGGGCGCAGAAGGGGGTCGACGCGGCGATGCACGCCGAGCTCACCGAGCTCGCCAGGAACCGCGCCTGCTCCGACGTGGTCCTGGTGACCGGCGACGGCGATCTGCTGCCCGGCCTGATGTCCGCCAAGGAACACGGCGTGGCCGTCCACCTCTGGGCGGTCCAGGCCGCCGACGGCGACTACAACCAGTCCGAGGACCTCGTCGCCGAGGCCGACGAGCGGCGCGTGCTCGACCGGGCCTGGATCACCCGCGCGGTACGCGCCAAGGAGACCGGCGGTCCGTGCGCCCCGCCGCCCGTCGCCCGGAACGCCGAGATCGCCGCGATCCTCTCCGCCCCGCTGCCCGAGGCGGCCCTCGCGGCCTCCGCCGAGCGGGCCACCGAGGCCCAGGCCGAGGCCGCCCGCGACGGCGCTCCGGACCCCTCCGACGCATCGTCAGCGCACACCCCGCACAGCCACCCCGGCCGCGGCGTCCCCACCCCCAAGGACCTGGCCGGCACCCTGCGCGGCCCCGGCGCCCAGCCCGCCCAGCACCCCGCCCCGCCGCCCGCCAACGCCACCCTGCGCTGGTCCTCGGACCGGGGCTGGGTGGAGCGCGGCGGCCCCCTCGGCGAACCCCCGGAAACCGCGTCCCTCCCGACGCTGGCCCAGATCACCAGCGCGGAGCAGCGCTGGGCGGACCGCGAGGAGGACATCACCACGGTGGGCGGCGACCCGTTCGAGGTGGGCCAGGTCTTCGCCCGGCGCTGGATGGAACGGCTGCCGGAGACCGTCCATCTCCAGAAGCTGTCCACCATGTACCCCCGCGTCCCGCACCGCATCGACGGCGAACTGCTCCGGTACGCCGCCCGGTTCGGCCTCCTCGCGCACAAGGACGACCAGATCGACGAGCACGACCGGTACGCGATCCGGGCGGGCTTCTGGCGCGAGATCGACGTACGCGCGGCAGCGGAGCACGCCCCGCCACTCCAGGAGAAGCCCGCCCCGTCGGCGGCACGCACGGAGAAGCCGGCGCCGGCGGGGGACTGA